The window GGTGTTTTTTGTTTTATCAGCGTAGGCTTTCAGCTCCCTGTTCAGCGCCTCATATTTATCTTTCATGGCCCAGCGTGCTACACTTGGTTTCGGAGAAATAAAAACCACCGGCACTCCCGGAAGGGCTTTGGCAATTTCCTCACGCAGCTGAATGGCCTTCTTTAATATTTCTTTTGCATCTTCTCCTGAAGCCACGTCATTATCACCCTCGTAAATAAAGATTTTTGAAGGTTTATAGGGGTAGATCACCCTGGGGGCATAATGGAGCAGGTCGGTAAAGTTTGACCCTCCAAAGCCTCTGTTCAGCACCTGATGCTCCGGAAAATGGTTTGCCAGATCTTTGTACATCACAATGGAAGAGCTTCCTGTAAACAAAATCGCCCCTTTCTCCGGAGGGTTGGCCTGATCCTGCTTTTCAAAATTTCGGATAGTTTCCTCCCAGCGCAGCGGACCTTTTTTCTCCTGTGCAAATAAGGAGACAGAGGTGCCAAGCATCAGAAAGATGCCAAGGAAGATGCATAAGAGGGTTCTGTTATACTTCATACAGAAAATAAATAGTTTATTGATGATTCTGCTTAACGTGCCACTGCCAGTCGCACTGCTTAGAATCTTACTTATTACTTATTCTTATATCAGCCTTATTAAGGGCAGCTGTATCCAACAGAATTTGCTGCTCAAATAAAGGAGAACAGGAAAAAAACAGAATATACAAAAACCATTATTAGTACGCCGGCATTTTGCTATTCTTTCAGGTACTACTCAAAAATAATCAAAGTTAGCATGGCTGGCATCCTGCACTGTACCGTATAGCATCCATAACAGCTAAAACCTGTTCCGGACAGGCATCAGCCAGTATCACCAGGCAGAAACACATCACCTTTTACCCCTTTAGCTAAATTAACCTGTCCGGATTCCGGTTGCTTTCGTAGGAAAAGGTATGGATATAGAAGCGCAGTATTATCAGGTAAATGGTATTCGTTTGCATGTAATAGAGGCTGGCAGGCAGGATGGCGAGATCCTGCTCTTTCTGCATGGTTTTCCCGAATACTGGTGGGGCTGGCGCCACCAGATCTCTTACTTTGCCCAGCTGGGTTACCGGGTTGTGGCACCCGCCCAGCGGGGCTACCATCTTAGCAGCAAACCAGCGCAAACGAAGGCTTATGGCATGAAGCACCTCACCGATGATGTTGCTGCACTGATCAGGCAGCTGCCAAAGCAAAAGGTAAATCTGGTAGGGCACGACTGGGGCGGTGCCGTAGCCTGGGCAATGGCACTACGCTACCCGGAGCTGCTGCATAAACTGATTGTACTGAACCTGCCCCACCCGCAGGTAATGCGCCGTTCTTTTGTGAAATGGCCTAAACAGCTGCTCAAAAGTTGGTACATAGGTTTTTTTCAGCTCCCGTTGCTGCCCGAAAAACTGCTTAGTCGGCATAATTTTAAACTGCTGACCAAAACCATGATGGCCTCATCTAAAGAAGGTACTTTCAGCCAGGAAGATATGCTCCGCTATAAACAAGCCTGGCAACAGCCGGGAGCCCTGAAAGCCATGATCAACTGGTACCGCGCTGCCCTTTCCGGCACCCTGAAACTGAACCACCTTGTTACTACTCCCACCCTGCTCATCTGGGGCAAACAAGATCAGTTCCTAAGCCATGAAATGGCGCCTGCCAGCATTGAGAAGTGCGAAAAGGGCCGGCTGGAAATGATTCCGGATGCCACCCACTGGGTACAGCACGAAAAGTCAGAACTGGTCAATAAACTGATACTGGAATTTATCAGCTGATTTCAACAGGTGTAACCTAAGGTGGCAGATCATCTTCCTCCCATGTCTTTCCGCCTGCAGGCCATTTTTACAAAGTGATAGACCACAATATTTGCCCCGGCCACCACAAAGCCTAACAGTGGTCCATATCTGCCCGGAATCAAATCGGCTATGATCAGCCCGCCTCCCATGCCTGCTGCTATCAGAGCCACAATTACCCAAAAGTCGCTGTTGGCCAGATTAGGATCCATGCCCTGCTCTATCAGAGCCATGCGCTCCCGGTTACGGGTGGTGAAGTAGAGGTAAAAAATTCCGAAAATGGTGGCCAGTACCAGCACTACCAGCAGAAAGAAAAGCGTGGAGCTAAAAAATGAGTTTTCCATAGTCTTGGGGTTTAATGGTGTTCGTCTAAATGCTTTGACAGGCAGAAGCATGCAGGTGGTTACAATATAATTCCTTATTTTTTGTTGTAACCGGTTTTACCCTGGCCTTGTCAAAAGCAGTAATGGGCACCACAGATATTACTATTCAGATCCAAAAGGTACTTGCAGGCGATGTTGCTGCTTACAGCAACATTGTGAGCCTGTATCGGGATCTGGCCCACACCCTTGCCTACAACATACTGCTCAACCACGAAGACGCAGAAGAAGCAGTACAGGATGCTTTTGTTAAGGCTTACCTGAAGCTCAGTACCTTTAAGGGGGAGGCTAAGTTCTCCACCTGGCTCTACCGCATTGTGTTTACCACGGCCATCAATAAAAGCAAAAAGAAAAAGCTCCCCCTCATCAGCCTGGAAGATCAGCTGAACGATGAGGAGCTTTCGCCGCAGCTAAACAGCCAGCTGGCTGCCTATGCGCTGGCAGAGCAACAGAAATTTATTCAGCAGGCCATGGTGGCACTCAAGGAAGATGAGCGTGTGTGCATTACCCTGTTTTACCTCCAGGAGTTTTCGGTAAGCGAGGTGGAGGAGCTAACCCAGTACACAGCCTCCAACATAAAAGTACTGTTGCACCGGGGCCGGAAAAAGCTGCTCGTAAGCCTGCAGCAAATCCTGAAAAATGATATACACTCCTTAATCTGATCCTTTATGCAGGAAGATAAACACTTAAAAGAGATATTGACCAGAGGCGGTACCATAGCGGCATCGCCAGCGCTTGATGAAGCCATCATGAAGCGGGTACAGAAAATTGCTGCAGCCAGAAAAAAGGCCAGGCATCCGCTCCTGAACATCCGGCTGATGGCCGGGCTGGTGCTATCCTACACCCTGGTATCCCTGCTGGTACTGCTGATCAGCTATATGCTCGACCAGGGTTTTACCTTTACCACCAGAGCCATACCACAGCTTTTTGCCCTGGATGCAGGTAGGGCTGGCACACTGGTATTTTCCCTGCTGGCTTTTTGGGTGCTGATGTTTTTTAACCTTTGGCTGAAAAAATATTTTAAGAAATTCCAGCAAAAATAAGCCCTGGTCCTAATTTGCTGCGCCAGATCGCTCCCTGCCACTTCAATATAATATTGAAATCTTTAAAGCTTTAATGCAAGGGGTTGGTGCAGAAAGCAGGATACCTTATCTTCGTAATCTATAATTCTGTTTGTACTATCGCTAAGGCCGATTTTGTGATGAAGGTGATTACTGCTGCGCGAACGTATTGTTTACTGTTCTTCATGCTATGTGCATGTACGACCCTCTATGCTCAAAACGAGCCCAAGAAAGTAGTGGCCGAAAATGGCGATGGTATTTATGTACTGCTGCGTAAAAACGGGCTTGACCCCAGCAAATACTTTCAGGCTTTCCTGGATCTGAATGCTGCCAACATTGGCAAAGACAACAGCCTCTACATTGGCAGAACTTACGTCCTGCCCACTGCAGCCCCTGCCAGCCCGGAAACGCTGCTGGCTTCTACCGCAGCAGAGGCAAAACCTGCCCCTGCAGAAAAACCGGCAGCCGCAACCGCTAAAGCAGAACTGGGCGTGTTGGATGTGCCCCTTTTTGGCAAAAAGTACAGCCGCGTAGAAGTTAAGGACCTGCAGCTAAAGGGAGCTGTTTATTACCTGATAGCAGGGCATGGCGGCCCCGACCCCGGGGCTATTGGCAAGTACGGATCCTATGATCTTGCCGAAGATGAGTATGCTTATGATGTAACCATCCGGCTTGCCCGCCGCCTGATGGAACACGGCGCTATCGTGTACATGATTATTCAGGACGGAGACGATGGCATACGCGATGATAGTGTACTACCCATGGACCGTGACGAATCTTGCTACCCGAACGAACCCATCCCCTACAGCCAGAAAGAACGTTTACGGCAGCGCACAAATGCCGTAAATGCGCTGTACCTAAAGCACAGGGGTGCTTACCAGCGTATGCTGTCTATCCATGTAGACAGCCGCAGCAAGGGCCAGAATATTGATGTATTCTTTTATCATCA of the Flammeovirgaceae bacterium 311 genome contains:
- a CDS encoding cell wall hydrolase/autolysin (COG0860 N-acetylmuramoyl-L-alanine amidase) yields the protein MAENGDGIYVLLRKNGLDPSKYFQAFLDLNAANIGKDNSLYIGRTYVLPTAAPASPETLLASTAAEAKPAPAEKPAAATAKAELGVLDVPLFGKKYSRVEVKDLQLKGAVYYLIAGHGGPDPGAIGKYGSYDLAEDEYAYDVTIRLARRLMEHGAIVYMIIQDGDDGIRDDSVLPMDRDESCYPNEPIPYSQKERLRQRTNAVNALYLKHRGAYQRMLSIHVDSRSKGQNIDVFFYHHENSPQGKRLAETVLQTFTAKYNQHQPNRNYHGSVSTRSSLYVIKYSHPPAVFIELGNIKNDLDQRRFVLFENRWALANWIADGMISDYKAR
- a CDS encoding putative hydrolase (COG0596 Predicted hydrolases or acyltransferases (alpha/beta hydrolase superfamily)) → MDIEAQYYQVNGIRLHVIEAGRQDGEILLFLHGFPEYWWGWRHQISYFAQLGYRVVAPAQRGYHLSSKPAQTKAYGMKHLTDDVAALIRQLPKQKVNLVGHDWGGAVAWAMALRYPELLHKLIVLNLPHPQVMRRSFVKWPKQLLKSWYIGFFQLPLLPEKLLSRHNFKLLTKTMMASSKEGTFSQEDMLRYKQAWQQPGALKAMINWYRAALSGTLKLNHLVTTPTLLIWGKQDQFLSHEMAPASIEKCEKGRLEMIPDATHWVQHEKSELVNKLILEFIS
- a CDS encoding G-D-S-L family lipolytic protein (COG2755 Lysophospholipase L1 and related esterases), with protein sequence MKYNRTLLCIFLGIFLMLGTSVSLFAQEKKGPLRWEETIRNFEKQDQANPPEKGAILFTGSSSIVMYKDLANHFPEHQVLNRGFGGSNFTDLLHYAPRVIYPYKPSKIFIYEGDNDVASGEDAKEILKKAIQLREEIAKALPGVPVVFISPKPSVARWAMKDKYEALNRELKAYADKTKNTMYADVWTAMLDENGVVYDNIFLKDNLHMNSEGYAIWKTVLEPYMDTARKD
- a CDS encoding ECF subfamily RNA polymerase sigma-70 factor (COG1595 DNA-directed RNA polymerase specialized sigma subunit, sigma24 homolog), whose protein sequence is MGTTDITIQIQKVLAGDVAAYSNIVSLYRDLAHTLAYNILLNHEDAEEAVQDAFVKAYLKLSTFKGEAKFSTWLYRIVFTTAINKSKKKKLPLISLEDQLNDEELSPQLNSQLAAYALAEQQKFIQQAMVALKEDERVCITLFYLQEFSVSEVEELTQYTASNIKVLLHRGRKKLLVSLQQILKNDIHSLI